From Pirellulales bacterium, one genomic window encodes:
- the rpoB gene encoding DNA-directed RNA polymerase subunit beta: MATSAERRLRPQEVRRFGSIQEHHGIPDLTEIQTRSYQAFLQLETAPDARKDEGLEGVLREIFPIESYDKTLRLEYLRYELGKPRYEPDECRQLRLTYGRPFKVWLRLTKEQPIEEEVYLGDMPIMLGGGEFIINGAERVVVSQLHRSPGVDFVSDMEGNERKLHSCRIIPERGSWIELNVSKKDSLTVRIDQSGKFSAMMLLRAMDPKYSQNAQLIRCFYDTTNETVVDGRSAGKLEGKIAVNDVVYPAASERAGEIILESGQKITKNAAEVICTSGLSSVEVMPDVRDTLIFNSLQEDNTASHEEALLKIYQRLRPGNPPQLEKARSLFFEKFFDTNRYRLGKVGRFRINRKLGLKIPESEMTLRPEDLIAAIKYLLHLRSDDAGFEVDDIDHLGNRRLRTIDELACDELRKGFLKLRRTVQERMSLKDVEDLTPRSLINPKSISAAIEYFFGRGELSQVVDQTNPLSMLTHERRLSALGPGGLNRKRAGFEVRDVHISHYGRICPIETPEGTNIGLISSLGIYAGVDAYGFLVTPYRKVSKGKLTEEVVWLRADQESEAYLAPADTPVEKGKLQGETTIARYRADFELAPIDKIEYMDVAPSQMVGVSAGLIPFLEHDDANRALMGSNMQRQAVPLLVTEPPIVATGMERDVAVNSGMIVRARKKGTVTYVDANRIEIGSDVYVMRKFVGLNERTCQNQKPIVELGQKVEKGDVIADGAATFRGELALGRNVLVGFMAWDGFNFEDAIIISEDLVKDDTYTSLHIEEFDIEIRETKLGREEFTRDIPNVSEKALRNLDDGGIVRIGTYVRPGDILVGKVSPKSKTELTPEEKLLHAIFGRAGEDVKNDSLEVPSGVEGIVIDTQKFSRRLSLSEDERKAFEKALKEVESEGNARIAETFGAMIEEIEKILQRKLTDEEGNPLVRDQEHKFVAEQAVNFRLERHDIRSPQRKVEVEKAYKTLWPAVEAAIDDRDRKLNSMKRGDELRSGVLQMVKVYVAAKRVISVGDKMAGRHGNKGVIAKILPREDMPFLADGTPVQILLNPLGVPSRMNVGQILETHLGWAGAKLGFQAITPVFDGATEEVIRGCLDEAKLPRHGKAQLFDGRTGEPLEQETTVGYIYMLKLHHLVDDKVHARSTGPYSLITQQPLGGKARFGGQRFGEMEVWALEAYGAAYILQELLTVKSDDVEGRTKIYESMVKGENTLEAGTPASFDVLTNEIRGLGLNMQLEKRRV; this comes from the coding sequence ATGGCCACATCGGCAGAACGACGCCTCCGCCCCCAAGAAGTTCGTCGCTTCGGCTCCATTCAAGAACACCATGGCATTCCCGATCTCACCGAGATCCAGACGCGTAGCTACCAGGCGTTTCTGCAATTAGAGACCGCGCCCGACGCCCGCAAGGACGAAGGGCTCGAAGGTGTGCTGCGCGAAATTTTTCCGATCGAAAGCTACGACAAGACGCTGCGCCTGGAATACCTGCGCTATGAGCTGGGCAAGCCGCGCTACGAGCCGGACGAATGCCGGCAGTTGCGCTTGACGTATGGCCGACCCTTCAAGGTCTGGCTGCGCCTGACCAAGGAGCAGCCGATCGAGGAAGAGGTATACCTCGGCGACATGCCGATCATGCTCGGCGGCGGCGAGTTCATCATCAACGGTGCCGAGCGCGTGGTTGTCAGCCAGTTGCACCGCAGCCCCGGTGTCGATTTCGTCAGCGACATGGAAGGCAACGAGCGCAAGCTGCACAGTTGCCGCATCATTCCCGAACGTGGTAGCTGGATCGAGCTGAACGTCAGCAAGAAGGACAGCCTCACCGTTCGCATCGATCAGAGCGGCAAGTTCTCGGCCATGATGCTGTTGCGGGCCATGGACCCGAAGTACAGCCAGAACGCGCAGCTCATTCGCTGCTTTTACGACACCACGAATGAAACGGTCGTCGACGGGCGCAGCGCCGGCAAGCTGGAAGGAAAGATTGCCGTCAACGACGTCGTCTACCCGGCGGCCAGCGAGCGCGCCGGCGAGATCATCCTGGAGAGCGGCCAGAAGATCACGAAGAACGCCGCCGAGGTGATCTGCACCTCGGGCCTGTCGTCGGTCGAAGTCATGCCCGACGTGCGCGACACGCTGATCTTCAACTCTCTGCAGGAAGATAACACGGCCAGCCACGAAGAAGCGCTGTTGAAAATCTATCAGCGTTTGCGGCCGGGCAATCCGCCTCAATTGGAGAAAGCCCGCTCGTTGTTCTTCGAGAAGTTCTTCGACACGAACCGTTATCGCTTGGGAAAAGTCGGCCGCTTCCGTATCAATCGCAAGCTGGGGCTGAAGATTCCCGAATCGGAAATGACGCTGCGGCCCGAGGACTTGATCGCGGCGATCAAGTACCTGCTGCATTTGCGTTCCGACGACGCCGGTTTCGAGGTCGACGATATCGATCACCTGGGCAATCGCCGCTTGCGCACGATCGACGAATTGGCCTGCGACGAGTTGCGGAAGGGCTTTCTCAAGCTCCGCCGCACGGTTCAGGAGCGCATGAGCCTGAAGGACGTCGAGGACCTCACCCCGCGCAGCTTGATCAATCCCAAGAGTATTTCCGCGGCCATCGAATATTTCTTCGGCCGCGGCGAGCTGTCGCAGGTCGTCGACCAGACCAACCCGCTGTCGATGCTCACGCACGAGCGCCGCTTGTCGGCCCTCGGTCCGGGCGGCTTGAACCGCAAGCGGGCCGGCTTCGAAGTGCGCGACGTACACATTTCGCACTATGGCCGCATCTGCCCGATCGAAACGCCGGAAGGTACGAACATCGGTTTGATTTCCAGCTTGGGAATCTATGCCGGCGTCGACGCTTATGGCTTCCTCGTGACCCCGTATCGCAAGGTAAGCAAGGGCAAGCTGACCGAAGAGGTCGTCTGGCTGCGTGCCGACCAGGAGAGCGAGGCCTACCTGGCCCCCGCCGATACGCCGGTCGAAAAAGGGAAATTGCAGGGCGAAACGACGATCGCCCGTTATCGTGCCGACTTCGAATTAGCGCCGATCGACAAGATCGAGTACATGGACGTGGCGCCGAGCCAGATGGTGGGCGTCTCGGCCGGGCTCATCCCCTTCTTGGAGCACGACGACGCCAACCGCGCGCTGATGGGTTCGAACATGCAGCGGCAAGCCGTGCCGCTGTTGGTGACCGAACCGCCGATCGTGGCCACGGGCATGGAGCGCGACGTCGCCGTGAACTCGGGAATGATCGTGCGGGCTCGCAAGAAGGGGACCGTCACCTACGTCGATGCCAACCGCATCGAGATCGGTTCCGACGTCTACGTCATGCGTAAGTTCGTCGGCCTGAACGAGCGCACCTGCCAGAACCAGAAGCCGATCGTGGAACTGGGCCAGAAGGTGGAGAAGGGGGATGTCATCGCCGACGGCGCGGCTACCTTCCGCGGCGAGCTCGCCCTGGGGCGGAACGTGCTGGTGGGCTTCATGGCCTGGGACGGTTTCAACTTCGAGGATGCCATCATCATCAGCGAAGACCTGGTGAAGGATGATACCTACACCTCGTTGCACATCGAAGAATTCGACATCGAAATTCGCGAAACCAAGCTCGGCCGCGAGGAATTCACTCGCGATATCCCCAACGTCAGCGAGAAGGCCCTGCGCAATCTCGACGACGGGGGCATCGTTCGTATCGGCACTTATGTCCGGCCGGGCGACATCCTGGTCGGCAAGGTCTCGCCCAAGTCGAAGACCGAGCTCACGCCGGAAGAGAAATTGCTGCACGCCATTTTCGGTCGCGCCGGCGAAGACGTGAAGAACGATTCGCTGGAAGTGCCCTCGGGCGTGGAAGGCATCGTGATCGACACGCAGAAGTTCTCGCGCCGGCTGAGCCTCTCGGAAGATGAACGCAAGGCGTTCGAAAAGGCTTTGAAGGAAGTCGAGTCCGAGGGCAACGCCCGGATCGCCGAAACCTTCGGCGCGATGATCGAAGAGATTGAAAAGATTCTGCAGCGCAAGCTGACCGACGAAGAAGGCAACCCGCTGGTGCGCGATCAGGAGCACAAGTTCGTGGCCGAGCAGGCCGTGAATTTCCGCCTGGAGCGGCACGACATCCGCAGCCCGCAGCGCAAGGTCGAGGTCGAAAAGGCCTACAAGACGTTGTGGCCGGCGGTCGAGGCGGCGATCGACGATCGCGATCGCAAGCTCAACTCGATGAAGCGCGGCGACGAGCTGCGCAGCGGCGTGTTGCAAATGGTCAAGGTCTATGTCGCGGCCAAGCGCGTGATCTCGGTCGGCGACAAGATGGCCGGCCGCCACGGCAATAAGGGGGTGATCGCCAAGATTCTCCCCCGCGAAGACATGCCGTTTTTGGCCGATGGAACCCCGGTGCAGATCCTGCTCAACCCGCTGGGCGTGCCCAGCCGTATGAACGTGGGGCAGATTCTCGAGACGCACCTGGGTTGGGCCGGTGCGAAGCTTGGCTTCCAGGCCATCACGCCGGTCTTCGACGGAGCCACCGAAGAAGTCATCCGCGGCTGCCTGGACGAGGCTAAGCTCCCCCGTCACGGCAAGGCGCAGTTGTTCGACGGTCGCACCGGCGAACCGCTCGAGCAAGAGACCACGGTGGGCTACATCTACATGCTCAAGCTGCACCACCTGGTCGACGACAAGGTGCATGCGCGTTCGACCGGTCCGTACTCCTTGATCACGCAGCAACCGCTGGGTGGCAAGGCGCGGTTCGGCGGTCAGCGGTTCGGGGAAATGGAAGTGTGGGCGCTCGAGGCCTATGGCGCCGCGTACATCCTGCAGGAGCTGCTCACCGTGAAGAGCGACGACGTCGAAGGGCGTACGAAGATTTACGAGTCGATGGTCAAGGGCGAGAACACGCTCGAGGCCGGCACGCCCGCCAGTTTTGACGTTTTGACGAACGAGATTCGCGGTCTTGGTTTGAACATGCAGTTGGAGAAGCGGCGCGTGTAA
- the rplL gene encoding 50S ribosomal protein L7/L12, which translates to MSEAATIEYSAATKDLGDKIVGLTLKQAKELSDYLENNYGIKPAAGGAVVMAGPADGGAGGAAAAAEKTEFDVVLEGFGDQKIGVIKVVRAATGLGLKEAKDLVEGVPSKVKEGISKEDAEKLKKELEEAGAKVSIK; encoded by the coding sequence ATGAGTGAAGCAGCAACCATCGAATACTCGGCGGCGACGAAAGACCTTGGGGACAAGATCGTCGGCCTGACGCTCAAGCAGGCCAAGGAACTGAGCGACTACTTGGAAAACAACTACGGCATCAAGCCGGCCGCGGGTGGCGCCGTTGTCATGGCGGGCCCGGCCGATGGTGGCGCCGGCGGCGCGGCAGCCGCGGCCGAGAAGACCGAATTCGACGTCGTGCTGGAAGGATTCGGCGATCAAAAGATCGGCGTCATCAAGGTGGTGCGTGCCGCCACGGGCCTGGGCCTGAAAGAGGCCAAGGACCTTGTCGAAGGAGTTCCCAGCAAGGTCAAGGAAGGCATTTCCAAGGAAGATGCCGAGAAGCTCAAGAAGGAACTCGAGGAAGCGGGCGCGAAGGTCTCGATCAAGTAA
- the rplJ gene encoding 50S ribosomal protein L10 has translation MSKFVKNLLMDDLKRRWDGVENLLLVSLTGISANNNSALRKQLRDKNIQMVMIKNSLARRASEGTPLAAAFESMEGSLAAIWGGEDIVSLAKDVIKLIDDKQFAPIAPKGGVMDGSALTADQVRQVSKWPSRQEQLSILLGQILAPGANLVSQLTSVGGALASQIKQKGEGEEAAAEAPAAG, from the coding sequence ATGAGCAAATTCGTCAAGAACCTGTTAATGGACGACCTGAAACGTCGCTGGGACGGGGTCGAGAACTTGTTGTTGGTGTCGCTGACCGGCATCAGCGCCAACAACAATAGCGCGCTGCGCAAGCAGCTGCGCGACAAGAATATCCAGATGGTGATGATCAAGAACAGCCTGGCTCGTCGGGCGAGCGAGGGGACGCCCCTGGCCGCCGCGTTCGAGAGCATGGAAGGTTCGCTGGCCGCGATTTGGGGCGGTGAGGACATCGTCTCGTTGGCCAAAGACGTCATCAAGCTGATCGATGACAAGCAGTTCGCGCCCATCGCGCCCAAGGGGGGCGTGATGGATGGCTCGGCCTTGACGGCCGACCAGGTGCGCCAGGTGAGCAAGTGGCCCAGCCGGCAGGAACAGCTCAGCATTTTGCTGGGGCAGATCCTGGCTCCGGGGGCCAACCTCGTCAGCCAACTGACCAGCGTCGGCGGCGCTTTGGCCAGTCAAATCAAGCAGAAGGGAGAAGGAGAAGAGGCAGCAGCCGAGGCGCCCGCAGCCGGCTAG
- the rplA gene encoding 50S ribosomal protein L1 has protein sequence MPKPTKRMAAAMAKAPGDRAVTVGEAVDILKQFNTTKFDQSVEIAMRLGIDAKQADQLVRGSIVLPHGIGKSLRVVVFAKGDLAEQAKAAGAAEVGTDELAKKIKDGWTEFDVCIAAPDMMGLVGPLGRVLGPRGLMPSPRAGTVTQEIGKTVKEYKAGKVEFRNDATGIVHAVVGKISFDAKQLTENIQAFINLVTGMKPAGVKGHYIKSVFLSGTMTPGIRIAA, from the coding sequence ATGCCTAAACCCACGAAACGCATGGCCGCCGCGATGGCCAAAGCCCCCGGCGATAGGGCCGTCACCGTCGGCGAAGCCGTCGATATTTTGAAGCAGTTCAACACGACGAAGTTCGACCAGTCGGTCGAAATCGCCATGCGGCTGGGCATCGACGCCAAGCAGGCCGATCAACTGGTGCGCGGTTCGATCGTGTTGCCACACGGAATCGGCAAGTCGCTACGGGTGGTCGTGTTCGCCAAGGGAGACCTGGCCGAGCAGGCCAAAGCAGCCGGCGCCGCCGAAGTCGGCACGGATGAACTGGCCAAGAAGATCAAGGACGGCTGGACCGAGTTCGACGTGTGCATCGCTGCTCCGGACATGATGGGGCTGGTGGGCCCGCTGGGGCGCGTGCTCGGGCCGCGCGGGTTGATGCCCTCGCCGCGTGCCGGCACCGTGACGCAGGAAATCGGCAAGACGGTCAAGGAGTACAAGGCTGGCAAGGTCGAGTTCCGCAATGATGCCACCGGCATCGTGCACGCGGTGGTCGGCAAGATCAGCTTCGACGCCAAGCAATTGACGGAAAACATCCAGGCTTTCATCAACCTGGTGACGGGGATGAAGCCCGCCGGCGTCAAAGGCCATTACATCAAGAGCGTTTTCCTCAGCGGCACGATGACCCCGGGCATCCGCATCGCCGCCTAA
- the rplK gene encoding 50S ribosomal protein L11, translating into MAKQMVAQVKFQVPGGQATPAPPVGTSLGRFGVNLGQFVMQFNEKTREAGGMPIPVVVTVYNDRSFEFYTKSPPAAALLKQAAAIAKGSGVPNKEKVGKVTSAQIEEIVKLKMNDLNARDVEHAKRMVEGTARSMGITVEG; encoded by the coding sequence ATGGCGAAGCAGATGGTGGCACAGGTGAAGTTTCAGGTTCCTGGCGGGCAGGCAACCCCGGCGCCGCCGGTCGGCACGTCGCTGGGGCGCTTCGGCGTGAACCTGGGGCAGTTCGTCATGCAGTTCAACGAAAAGACGCGCGAGGCCGGCGGCATGCCGATCCCCGTCGTCGTCACGGTCTACAACGATCGAAGCTTCGAGTTCTACACCAAGAGCCCTCCGGCAGCGGCCCTGCTCAAGCAAGCCGCGGCGATTGCCAAGGGGTCGGGCGTGCCGAACAAGGAAAAGGTTGGCAAGGTAACCTCGGCCCAGATCGAAGAGATCGTCAAGCTGAAGATGAACGACCTGAATGCCCGCGACGTCGAGCATGCCAAGCGCATGGTGGAAGGAACTGCGCGGAGCATGGGCATCACGGTCGAAGGATAA
- the nusG gene encoding transcription termination/antitermination protein NusG: MNQPLDEPMAAGGDAPLEVPAGGPVPAPASGGQVSDSVPAESVPEETAAKEAAAPARPIQEDDGGDGTAAPLEEALPEPTGERHWYILKVQSNREDSIRDALERRIKIAGLQDFFGEIIVPTETVSEFKAGKKRVVKRKLYPGYIVVNMEINEESWFLVRETPGIGDFTGSGGKPSPMLPHEVSRIVSKAEEKTDEQPKLKISCKPGDRVKINEGTFENFEGDVDHIDEQNGRVTVMINIFGRSTPVELEYWQIETL; the protein is encoded by the coding sequence ATGAACCAACCGCTGGATGAACCGATGGCTGCCGGAGGGGATGCTCCGCTGGAGGTGCCCGCTGGCGGGCCTGTTCCTGCGCCCGCCTCGGGGGGACAGGTCAGCGACAGCGTACCCGCTGAGAGTGTGCCTGAAGAGACCGCAGCGAAAGAAGCCGCGGCGCCGGCCCGGCCCATCCAGGAAGACGACGGCGGTGACGGTACGGCGGCGCCCTTGGAAGAGGCGCTCCCTGAGCCGACCGGCGAGCGCCATTGGTACATCCTGAAGGTGCAGAGCAATCGCGAGGACTCGATTCGCGACGCGCTGGAGCGGCGGATCAAGATCGCGGGACTACAAGACTTTTTCGGCGAAATCATCGTTCCCACCGAAACCGTCTCGGAGTTCAAGGCCGGCAAAAAACGGGTGGTCAAGCGCAAGCTTTACCCCGGCTATATCGTCGTGAACATGGAGATCAACGAGGAGTCGTGGTTCCTGGTGCGCGAGACGCCGGGCATCGGCGACTTCACCGGCTCGGGCGGCAAGCCCAGCCCTATGCTGCCGCACGAAGTTTCGCGAATCGTCTCCAAGGCCGAGGAGAAGACCGACGAGCAGCCCAAGCTGAAGATCAGTTGCAAGCCGGGCGATCGCGTGAAGATCAACGAAGGGACCTTCGAGAATTTCGAAGGGGACGTCGATCACATCGACGAGCAGAACGGCCGCGTGACCGTGATGATCAATATCTTTGGCCGGTCGACGCCGGTCGAGTTGGAATACTGGCAGATCGAAACGCTGTAG